In Juglans regia cultivar Chandler chromosome 13, Walnut 2.0, whole genome shotgun sequence, the DNA window AATCCAGAGTTAATTACAAACGTCCACATCAGTGTTATTCAGCCTTTCAGAAGCATATATTTGTTATGTTATCGAGAACAAAAGCATCAGCATCACTACAAATGTAATTCAAGTCTATGCTGGAATAAAACAATCCATCAAAAATTATTAAGtataattgatatttaaaagaacaaaaatactcTACATACAAAAACTATGCTCGAAAGTAAAACCAAATCCACGTGACCAAACTGTAGGATAACTAACCTGATCTACACAGTGGTTgatgttagggttagggtttcactggcgattttggacaagttagGGTTAGCATCGAAGGGACTGGGGTTTGAAGTGGGAaatgggttagggttagggttacactggcgattttggacaagttagGGTTAGCATCGAAGGGACTGGGGTTTGAAGTGGGAaatgggttagggttagggttacacACACGAACGAAGGTCAAATGCCGTGATTGAGGAAGAAGGAAACCACGGTTTCATGGGTCGATTTTGATGGAATGGGTGAATCGATCGAAGGTTAGGAGTAGGGTTACATGCACAAACGAAGGTGAAATCCTCAACAAAACCACAATTTCGTGGGTATATATTGATGGAATGGGTGAATCGGTGAATCGAACGAAGGTTAAGGTTAGGGTTACACGCACGAACGAAGGTGAAATCTTCAACAAAACCACGGTTTCGTGGGTCGATTTCGATGGAATGGGTGAATCGAAGGAAATCTATGAGGGGAAAGGGGAAAGGAATCGAAGGGAAAAGGAAATCTATGAGGGGTTAAGGTTAGGATCGAAGGGGTCAGGGGGAAAGGGGGGGAAATGTACAATCGAAGAGGGAGAGACGCAAGGAGAGGGAAAGTGGGATTCTGGAAAGGGGGAAGGGGGGGAACGCGGGATAGCGAAAGAAGTGCCGAACTCACTCACTCAACCAAAACGTTACGTTTTCGTTTTGCCACGCTGGCGCCGGTTCCGCGCCGAGTCCCCAAGCGGTTGTATGTAGAGTTTTTGTTCCAAATTGTTTTTGgaaacaagaatatatatataataataataataataataataataatatagcaaAAAGCGTCACAGTGCAGTGATTGCCGTTTGGCTGTTCGTGACagatattatttaaattcatcaATCGTTTGTAGTTATAGTCGTCAATGATATTAAAGATAGCCGACTTGGCTGTCTCATATTCTGTCCTATTAAAACACGTTGCTACCATTTAGATATTTtccaacataattttttttttttggggaacAACATAATATTAGATTAACTCAACgttctctatttattttccaGTAATGATATAATCTTATTAAgtatacttcattttttttaaaaaaaaaaggtccattattaaaaaaaataatttttttttatatattttttaaatttatacgcTTTCACCTGATTTCCTTAACGTATTCTATGTCAGttgtaaaaaattttttatatcaaacaatattttcctatatttttaaCAGTGGCATGCACTGTTtgattgattgcatgcatgcatgttgccATTATTCGTCCGTATAAAAGGTAGTTTGTTTCTCTAATGAATAGAATAATACGGTTGAGATTGTAAAATAACGATGCTTCCTCCTTCGTCCTCTTTCTCGCATTGGGTAGAGAAATCGAGGATGAAACGAGGAGAAAGTTCATCAGCTCTTGAGTCTCATCTGATGATTACGATCCAAGAAAGAAGGCATgatgatcaagaagaagaagaagaagattgttGGATAGGAAATTATGTGGAAGAAGCAAAAAAACAAGTGCGGTTAGCAGTGCCTTTAATAGCAGTTAGTATGTTGCAGTACAGCTTACAGGTGATATCGATAATGTTCAACGGTCATCTTGGAGAGCTTCCTCTTTCCGGTGCCTCTATGGGGTCTTCCTTTGCTTCAGTTACTGGCTTCACTGTCCTGGTAACAACAGCCTTCTGATCTTCTGCTTTCTCCTACGTACACTacatactaatatttttctttttctttttggtaaaCTGTAATCTTTGTATAGGAATTCATGGAAAGCTTAACCAGTGTTAAATGTTTGAAAATCCTCACAAATTcaggaaaattaaattatttcctCTGTTTCAAACATGTCATGTAGCTAGGGATGGGTAGCGCATTAGAGACGCTATGCGGACAAGCCTATGGAGCGAAACAGTACCACATGCTAGGTGTTCACACGCAGCGAGCAATGCTAACCCTCCTAGCCTTAAGCATTCCTCTAGCACTAATTTGGTACTACACAAGCACCATTCTCATAGCTCTAGGCCAAGACCATGAAATATCTACTGAAGCCGGAGTTTTCAATTGCTGGATGATCCCAAGCCTTTTCGCCTTTGGCCTCCTTCAATGCCTAAACAGATTTTTACAAACCCAGAACAATGTTATTCCTATGTTGATAAGCTCTGGAATCACGGCTTTGCTACATGTTCCTGTTTGTTGGGTTCTTGTGttcaaaattggatttgggATCAAAGGAGCTGCCTTGGCAATTAGTATTTCCAATTGGGTTAACGTACTTTTGCTGGcaatttatgtaaaattttctCCAGCTTGCGTGAAAACTTGGACTGGGTTTTCAGAAGAAGCCTTGCATGATCTTCTCAGCTTTATAAAGCTGGCTGTTTCATCAGCAATCATGATATGGTAAGTGCTATTTGCTTCTCATGAGTAATATGTTTCCAGGCAACAGAGCTGATCTTCTATTAGCAAATGAAACTTGGATCATTCTAGTTATCTGCTTATTGATTTGCATGCAGAAAGCATGAATGATATACCATTGTAATTGCTACATCTCAAAGCCACTCTGTTAAAGCCTTTagaatagtattttatttatttaggcaAGAGTGTTCaaattccttttaaaaatactaaacGTCTTGAAAGTgtcttgaaatattatttttttatttaattattaaagaaatactttttaatgaagttataaattttttttttataaatatttataatgattaagaaaatatataaaaaataaaaataaaaataaaataaaatcgacAATTCGTGACAGCAATTCGATAGGTGTAGTATTACTCAATTCCTTTTGTCAAGGAAAATATCGCGATGACAATGAAGACACCTGGACGGTAACAGAAAAACATGTATTCATTTTTGCCTCTGTGTCTcgttttttaagatttttgttc includes these proteins:
- the LOC109007899 gene encoding protein DETOXIFICATION 16-like encodes the protein MKRGESSSALESHLMITIQERRHDDQEEEEEDCWIGNYVEEAKKQVRLAVPLIAVSMLQYSLQVISIMFNGHLGELPLSGASMGSSFASVTGFTVLLGMGSALETLCGQAYGAKQYHMLGVHTQRAMLTLLALSIPLALIWYYTSTILIALGQDHEISTEAGVFNCWMIPSLFAFGLLQCLNRFLQTQNNVIPMLISSGITALLHVPVCWVLVFKIGFGIKGAALAISISNWVNVLLLAIYVKFSPACVKTWTGFSEEALHDLLSFIKLAVSSAIMIW